Genomic window (Neurospora crassa OR74A linkage group VI, whole genome shotgun sequence):
CGCTTGCTGCAACAAAATGGACATCTGGGAAGCCAACTCGCGTGCCACGACCATGACTTCGCATCCTTGCAAGCAAACGGCCCTTTCCTTTGCAACGGTGATCAGTGCGACGAGTTGGAGAAGAGTGGAAGCGGTATGCGTGCCAGAAAAGGTTGCGGAATCAATCCGTTCAGGCTTGGGGCCCCAGAGTTCTACGGCAAGGACCAGGAACACAAGGTTGACACCTCTCGGCCGTTTACAGTCGTCACCCGCTTCTTTACAGATGACAACTCGACGACTGGCGCCCTCACCGAGATTAGAAGGGTCTACATTCAGGATGGAAAAACGTTTCCAGCCACCTACAGCTCGAACATTAAAGCTCTCAACCATGCCAACACTTCGCCCAGCGGTGGAAAATTTGAAGCTGCGTTGACGGAGGGGTACTGCAGTGCTCGGGGCTTCGACGACCATGTGCGACTAGATGGATTGAAGACAATGGGCCAGGCACTGGGTCGTGGTATGATCATGGTATTAAGTATCTGGAACTCCGAAAGAGACTCAATGGCGTGGCTAGACGCCGGAAAAAAACGGGCCATGCCAGGACGGTGAAGGGAAGCCGGACAGGATTGCTAAGCAGACGCCGGACGTCACAGTAACTTTTTCTAACATCAGGTGGGGCGATATTGGTTCGACTGCATAAAAGGATATATTGTCTGCAGGTGGGCAGGAAAAAAATGAGGGGATAACCAGCGGTGCGGTGCCTCTGATAGTATGTCACCCTTCAATGTTGTTGTGATATTGAATGGCTCTTCCTATTCCATGTACCGACCTGGAATAACCAGCTGCTATTAGCAAATAAACCTTGAACGCTGGTAACTGAACTCGTGCTCGTGGAGAGCGGTGTGTCTCCAACCTTCTCGTATATCTAACCTTTTCATCCTTACTCTACCCATTCACTTGGGCACAGCCTTTCCATCCGAGGCATTGAGTTTTTCCTCCTGCAAGCCTCAAAGAAGTCTGCAGAAGCTGGTATCTTCACGTGCGGTATAAAAATCCCCCCTCACAAGTAAGGTACCTCCTTGCTTTTTCCTCCTAACCACCAACAAAACCGTCCCCCGACTTCTTGTCAGCACAAGAACTCCTATGTTGACAGGCTCAGGACCATAACTTCCAGTCCACATCCATCAATAGTAGCACAAAACACCAAATCTATCGACCCTAGCTTAAACAGCAACGGCACTGCTTCATATTGAGCGAGTCCCGAAGTGACGACCATCAGCAGGGCGCTGCCCGGTCGGCAACCTCCGCACTCACCACCACTCAACCACCCTTGGTCCTAGGTCAATTCACAACGTCGCCGAGCCGAAACCCTGACAAGAACCTCAACCACAACCCTGATCACAACATTGCTCACCCGCTATCAGGCCTCGGCCGCGGCTCTGACCATagcctcaacctccttctaGCTTTAAGCATCGCACGAAACAACAAGACCGGCTCTGTACAAGGCTATTCGAGGGTGACATTGCTACACAGAGACCTTTTTCTGCATCGAGATTCCACCAAACTCCGACGTATCAATATCTCGTCAAATATTCACCATGTCAGCCCCCATGTCGATTGTTTGCCGCAAGCGATTCTCCTCAGGCAATGAGGATGCTTCTTCCGACGATAGCTCAAAAAAACGTGCAAGGTCGAGCTCCCGCACTCGGGAAGCCAACCAGAACCAGTTCAACGACGTGGATCCGTTCAAGATGAACAATATCAAGCAGCTTATCAACGACGTTGCCGAGAAGATCGAGAAAAGCCGTCATGTCAACGGTAGCCAAACTTCCGAGGAGGCCATGAGCCTCGGCTCCCCGTCCTCTCACACTTCCACCAAATCCATCACCTCCGGCCAGGTCGACTTTGGCTTTGGCGTCGACACCAGTGGCGATGCCTTCACTTTCGATCAAAGGCCCGTCTATAAAGAGTTGGCTGAGTTGCTCGCCACTTCGCCGAGAGCTCGTAGCGCTTCTCCGTCTCCAGAACCCCTCCAGAAGAAACGCAGTAGAACCCAGAAGCGCGCCGATGCCTTGCGTCGGCAAAAAGCCAGACAACAGGCTGAGAAGCAAGCCAGCCAGGCCGAGGCAGTCAACCAGGCCGTGGCAGCCCCAGAAGCCGCGAAACGCAGCAGGACCCAGAAGCGAGCCAATACCAAGCGCCGACAGAAGATGAGAGAGCAAGATGAGAGGCAAGCTAAGCAAGCCGAGGCAGCCAAAGAAGCCGAAAAGCTCAGACAAGCCAAGAAGCTCCAGAAAAAGCTCAACGCCATTGCGAACAACAGCatcccgctgccgccgccgtcaccgGTGTTGATGCAGTTGGACGCACAGATGGATGAGGATGTCGAAGCCTGGAGTGTCCGCCTCCAGAATGAGCTCATCGAGGCCAAGGCTGAAATGTTGTCGATGAAAAGGACCAATGACTTCCTCATGGCCCAGGTGCAACATTTGCAGGCGAAGGCGGACAGTCTCACGGAAGCCAATCAGGCTGCGCTGCGGGAGATGCAGGCTGTTCGTACCGCTGCCGCACAAACTCTTGACAGCGGTCCGGAAATCACCATTGAAGACATGGAGCGTCGAATTTTGAACGGCATCACGGCCGAGGTGCCACCGTCGCCGCTCTGAAAGTGATTGGAGATCGCCGATGAAAGTTTTTTTAGCGATCCGCAGAGACAAAAGAATTCTGATCTATGTCTGGATGACCTTCCACGTAGGATAAACGCAGCAATGTTATCGAATTTTCCGTGGAGTCTGGCAGCAAAGGATTGGTTTTGACTTCCACGGTTTCTCAAGCGATGGCATGGCGGTGCCAGACAGGCGTTGGTGTGCACCGGGCATGGTTTTTGGAGTCAATCTGCATATGGGATTGTGGTCCCTCTTCTACTTCAtcatctctttcttttctcctcctcttcttgctaTGGCCGATAGCTGGCGCTGGATGCGAACTTGTTCTCGCTCcttttggtggtggggaAATCGGCATTATTTGGGGGTCTACTGTCTACCAAATATTATCTGCGCCAGGAGAACGAATCGTCAGCTCTCTGTTATCACTGCGGCGGAACTGGGCGTACTGCCCTCATTGTGGCATGGACTAGATGAGCCCAAGTACAGGATTGAACTTTTCGCTGCATGTTCGTCCGGGGCGGGCAGTTGGGAATCCGAAATACGGGGAAAGAAAAATGGGAGATACACATACAGGAACAGAGATTAGTTGCTTTACTTCCACCGTTCTGATGAATCAGTAGTCGTTGGATACTGGGGCGTGATTCCATATTCCATGAGCTTGTAAGCTGTGATTTCGAAGGCCGGGCTGGATGCTCAATTTGGACCAGGAGATCGCAAACAAATATAACGCTTTAGAACTGTGATTGACTACTGCCATACTGAGGTACCTTTAACTGGACTGTAGAAAGACTCTTGTAActgtgtggtggtgatatcTGATCTTGAGGGGCAGGTGCCTTGGCTTTACAGGACGTTACAGTTACTTGTGATAACTCCCATCTGCACCTTCCGCCCCTTGCAGTTGTGAAAAGTCGGGGTTTCCTCCTGGACAAGCATTGGAAGGAGGGGCCGACGCAGCTTCGAGCTGATActtgggagaaggaaggaggagcggAGAAAGTCGGGGACGACAAAATACAGGGCACGGGCACCGGCCGTAGTGGACATGTGATGCTGGAAAAGTGGAAACCTGGATGCAGTCTACAAGAAATGGGGATGGTGAGAAAGTTTGGTTAGACACTCGTTTACAGAACCGCGGGTCTCTCAATGAGCCCCTTGAGAACCACTTGTATTGTTTCAAGACCTAAACAGATTCACTACTCAGCCCTCTCCCCTGAGTAACACGCGATGTGCTTCCTCAAAATGTGATGAGCTCGAGTATCATGACAACGGTCCGAATTTCTTGTGCCCCGCTTTTCACGGATTCGATATGGCCAAGGCGTGGCCGCGTGGGAAGGTGGAGTGCGCAGCGGGACGGAAGTTGACAGATGATGTGCTCGGGTGAGCCTCAATTCCACACAAAGTCTTACTACGCCTGGCTCCTTATGCTGTCCTACATGTGGCACTCTCAGATCCTAAAATCTTGACACAATTTGCTGCGAGTAGTGAACCCCGTCAATATCATCGAGGGAGAACATCGGCCTGCAAGATCTCATTTGGGGTGGTGTGCGACAAATACGGAAGTTTGTTTGTCTTGGCACACAGCGCCCCTGAATTGTGGATCACCGCTGCTCTGAGGACCCCGCATCTCCCCCAAACTCCCCGCCGGTCAACGCTTTCCGGGCCCTGATTTGCCTGAGAAATGACACGATGAAGAGTGCACTCAACTCCGATGTGTGCTTCAAAGTCGCGCTCAATCCTTCAATGATAAAATCGCACGCGCTGTCGAAGGGTGGGAATGCTCTTATGTCATCTGAAGCCATGATCACCCACTCCTCTCTCTACGTTGGCGCCCTTCACGAATTCTTGAGGAGTCGTGTACTGCCTTGGAATCCAGTCTGTCGACCTGTGGAAGCTCATGACGCGCAGCCAGCTTCACAGATGACTCTACGCATGGTCCATGAAGATATATCTTCCCCATTCTCGACACACTCCCCTTGAAGGCGGCGTTTTGGACCAAGAGGCCTTCAATTTgagttcttcttttttccatttAATTGCTCAAATGCATCAGGTTGGCTATTCGGTTCATTCACTCTCCGAATTTCTCGGTGCTATTTGCGACGGtatcatcaccacaacaCAATGTGCGCCAAGGTCGGGGAAACGATGCCACCGTAAGAGGTGACGAGGGTCTCTTCCACAACGGAAATGGACGTCATATCGTGGGGAGCGAGGTCTACCACTACAGTGGCTCAGTGGCGCCCTATATCATCGTATGGAGTTTCCGCTTCGAGCGAAGGGGTAGTCGCTGCGGACGGCATCCGCAATGATCGCATCAAGATGTCGAGGTGTCGTGGCGCCATATCGCGCGAACCCTCGGTTTATGTTGATCTTTTGGAATGTTAGGCGGGGCAAGTCGCCGCGACAGCTGCGGTCGCTTTTGTTGGACGGGGAAGTAGGCGACGCGTCGGCAGCAACACAGGCTATCGGTTACCAAGACACCCACGTCGTTTCGACATTCCGTTACACGGCTGACACAGAGACTGTAAGCTTCAGGCTTCGAATTGATGCTGTGGACGCAATGTTCAACGAACCGGGCGAGTGGATGGTTTACATATGGAGGACCGTCAGCTGGGAGAAGATTGGTGATGGACTTCCAATCACAACCACATTGGAGACGGGAAAGACGGGAGTTGGGCTAGCACCGCGAGTGTCGGCCAGCAGTGACTGCGCTCAACATGGCACTGCGCCAGATGAGGGCAACCAAGACAGAGCTGGGCCATTTTACTTGGCTGGCCACTGCAGGGCAGGACTGACTTCCCTCTGATGAcctcctttttcttgttcATTTAAAGATTAAGTTGTACATGTTGCACGACCGAGCGCACAGCGGTAGCTTGGTAGCCTGAGCTGTTGCCTGTTCTAGAAAGTCTCAATTGCCTCGTCGGCTGCCGACGCTTTGCTGCGGGCGTGGCAACAGAAAGAGAGGGAAGTCGCTGTGTCGCAACCTCCACCATTTAGCCTCTTCATTGGGTGGTTTCCGCTCGGTTTGCCCAAGGCAGAGATACCGTTTACAATACCTTACCGTGAAAGGCAACGTACGGACTAAAAGTCACGACGTACTGATTGCAATGTTCGTGTTACACCCGACTCAAACTCGCACAACGGATGCTTCCCCGTCCTTCTGGTGTATGCTGTGCTCTGAGCTCTGATTCAGAGTTAAGCTGCACTTCATGTTCATGACGACAGGCCTGCCATCAACATTGTTATGGCGGGTAAGTACCGCTCATGCCCAGGGTGTTCTTATCGGCCTGGAGGTTGCTCTCACCATGAACTTGGCGGGTAACTTCCATAGACCTGAAGCGGGTTACTCCCATCCGAttctctacctctatcttgTTCTCACTGTTCCACAAGCAACTCCGTCTACACATGGGCGCCTTCCGTTGGGGACCTGTATGGTGGAACTCTCAATATCGGGTCACGGCAATTAGAAGCCTGCACACGGCCAGCACGACCCGACCTAACATGATCCCACGCGCTGGCAACCCACGCTTGTGGTTGCAGTTTGTTTGTGACACCCATCTTCAGAGAAGTTGTTCCTGCAAGTGCTTGGACTTTGCGCTGCAAGCAACAAACCGCTTTCGAGCGGCAGAAACTGAAAGTACCGTGAACCTGCTACGTCTGGGTACATTAAGCCTCACTGTCCCTCAGCTTTCATGGAGCTTTCTTGCTTTTGCACGACTGTATCTGACGTACTTATCGGCCAAGATGGCCTACCTACCACCTCCCGTCTAGACTACCTAGACTAGTCCTCAAGCTGCCTCGTCAGATCCCTCATCCCGCTTGCTGTCGATTGTGCCCGTTGTAGGGTTGAACGGGCTGTTTGTATTCCCCTGCACAGGCTTTTCCGTCTTTCTGGCCGAAATCCACCTTGGGTCTGTATGCAGTCAAGATACAAAGTGCGCATTTCGTCATCCCATCAGGAAAGCGGCCAGCTAGCCCGAGCTCCCACCGCTACACTTTCGAATGAAACGCTTGAAGCACTGGCGCGTGACAGATTTCAAATGAGGCTCATTGTTAGAGATGATAGGGGGATTTTGACTGATCCCGTCCCCGGTATTGAAGTTGTGGGGTAAAGGAAGGCACTTCGCAGTTTCGCACTTGGGACGACAGGTAAAGTTTCTGATATCGTACCTTCCATTTTCCCTCTTAAAGCCCACACCCTGAACAAAACCCTTCTAccccctctcctctttcACATCTTCCTTTCCTCATCAGCACCATAGAGACCTCACAGCTTTCTTCGCCATTTTGACTGGGTTGCGAGACTCgacttctcttcttttttgagCTGACTTGACTTTTCAAGTTGTtcgttcctttttttctctctctctcgacggtcctttttctctctcgACAGTCACCATGACCATCTCTACCGACGCTCCTTACGGACCCTGCGGGGTATCCAACGGTGTTCTGACGCCGACCAAGATGCGCGTCTTTTTGGTTCAGACTGCGCAAGGTCTCACTCCCTCCTCAGGAGGTTACAAGGCCAACGTCAATCTCCTTCGCCAGTTGCGCCTATTCGGCCATGATGCCGCTCAGATCTGCTACGGATTTGAAGACGAGGTCGAGAAGTACGCCGAGCTGGCCAGAGCCAAAGGTGTCGAACCTAACGTGACCCACCATTCGGGCTTGCCAGTCATCGACTCCAAGGGAAACCAACACGAACTTGATGTCAAGACATTCATGGATGAGCATGGCATTCACAATATCGTCATTTCCCGCGTCCCCTTCAATGAAGCTTACCCCACTAGGGAATTCTGGCAGGACACCCAAGATTACCTTGAGGTACCTTTTTCCAATCCTCCAAACATCAAGATCGAGTACTAACATCCGTTTTCTAGGAGCGCTCCATTACCCAGCGCATGCAGACCTTGATCGACATCTTCTCCAAACATATCACTGCGTACCGTCCTACTCATGTCGTCTTCAACGATCCCGTCACGATGAAAGTCACGGCTGACCACGCCCTGAGACCCACGTTCAAGAGAATCAATGTCATCCACACTGCTGAGCAGCTGCCTTTCGGCCCGTACTGCAACGGCATTTTGGGTCATTGCTCGTCCCCTAAGGTCGAGGATCAACTGCTTAGAGAGCTTGAAGGAATTTGGGTGGTCTCGAAGGCCATCGGAGACTACGCTTGGCAGCACGGAAAACTCAAGACGACTTTTCTTGTTCACAGCCCTCTCACCTACCTCGATGCTCGCACTGGAGGCATGCCCATTCAGCGGTACAATATCGACAAGTTCGAGGTCGGCATGGTTAATCCCTGCCCTCACAAAGGCCTTTCCATCCTCCTTGAGCTCGCCAAAAGACTGCCGCAAATTCAGTTTGTCACTTGGAGCAGCTGGGGATCTCGAAGCAAGCACCTTGATCAACTGAAAGAACTTCCCAACATGAAGTAAGTCCATATTCCCTTGTCCTCGAGTACAACTCAACGCTTACTTTCCACTTCGAATCAAGGGTCatgcccaccaccagcaacacGGATGAGATTTGGGACCGCATCAAGGTCTTGCTTGCACCTTCTGTCTGGCTCGAGGCGTGGGGAGTTGTCGTGACTGAGGCCCAGCTTCGCGGCATCCCCGTCATCGCTTCCAATGCCGGCGGTCTGAAGGAAGCCAAGATTGACTTGCCTTACTGTCTCCCTGTTAACATTGTCACTGGCGCCAAGCACGAAAATGGTGACTATATCGTCCCGGAGCAGAACATCGACCTTTGGGAGGAGGCCGTTCTTCGGCTGATGACCTGCCAGCAGAACTATGACAGGGTTGCGCGAGCAACTGCCCAAGGCTCTGTCAAGTGGCTTAACAGTCTCGACCCCCGTGCCCACGAGAAGTGGTTCCTTGGGATGATGACTGCTTGAGCTAAGCATATTTCCTCCGAGCATCACTGCATATCACACCATGTTTGGCGTTATTCTCTGGATTTTTGCTTTTATTGGTGGGAAACGGCATCTTTGTTTACCATCACCGGATTGATAGCGTATGCCAGATCGGACATCTACGGAGCAATACCAATACAAGTCATTCTTACTATCTCTTCATGTTCCTGACGGTTGTAAACTCACGTTCTTGGCACTTATTACCTCTTTCTTACAGGTTATGACTTGGACTGGCAGTTGGAATACGCTTCCTTGACACAAGAGCCTTGGAAACATGAGGCTGGGTGGTGTAGATGTCCAAACCCTGCATGGTGTGGTGGTTCTGGCTCCAATGTATACTAGACAGTTACTTCGAGCGACTATATCAGCGAGGCCTGAGATCCGTTTCTTGCGCTTTAGCAATTTTCCGCTGAGTTTCCAAGTGAAAACCAGTGCTTTCTCATGTGTAGGTGTTTCATTATGCCTGATTGACCGGACAGGTACATTATCCCGAATATCGAGGCATTTCCGTGGGGGCAGTCTCACAGCTGCGTCGAAGCCAAGGCTGTTTCCCTCAGTAGGATCTGTTCTTTCCACTACCATGGCAATCCACCCATACACGGCTGTTTGAGACGGCGGGATCTTGCCAGCCGTCGTGTTCCTTCCATACTTTGGTCGAGTTTTCTACGTTGTGTCCCAGAGATGACAAGTAGAATGACAAGTTCGCGGCGGACGCAAGCAATCTGATGCGTGTGCTACTGCACTTTTAGCATGTCAGATCTGAAATATGTGCTCCTGCTCTAGAAGCATATGTCGCCGGTCCAATCATACCGTCCCGTGGAATTGTCATTTTACTAACATGAGGAAGGCGCAACCAAAGGTGGCAGGAACAAAAGCGAACTGGAAGCAGCGGGTGTTTTCGGATGATTTCCAATCGTGATGATCTTTCTACCAAGACTGCAATTCTAGGTAGCTAGAGGTAACTCATCCCCAGTCTTCGTCCAGCGTTCTTTCACAAACTACAGTATGAGACAATATTTCTCCAAATTCTCTGTCGAGAAAGAGTGAAGGACAAACGGCACTAGGGGCAACTGGAACAAGAACAACTTCTCTCTGACAAGCTCAGCATCTAGACAAACCAATGGCAAGAGGATGGAAGTTGACCAAACGGCAGCTGCTCAATAAAAGTATCTGTAGGTTGATTGATCCATTCGTTCCTGCATTCCGTCCTATCATTCCATGTGCCGGTTATACCCGTTATTCCTCTTTCATCATAATATCGTACATTACCCAAACCGTAGGATCTAGTGTTCGCCGTCATCGCTTAGATTTTTCCTTTactgttcctcctcctcattctTACGGTGATGGTGTTTGTGTTTGAAGTGGGTTGCTCCAGCAATTCCTTGCTTGAGCTtcgcctccttctttctcaaCTCGGCcgcatcctcctccgccaactCCTTGTCAATGAGAGCGCCCTTGCAGGGCTTGTTACCATGGAGCTCTGCCTGTTGGAGCAGGACATGATGTCATAACGTCAGTCATTCCGTTCTTTCTGAGACTTGGAAATTGGACTGAAGATTTCTTGTGGACAaatgggaggaagaggaagagatgaaaaagaaaaaaaaaagaaaaaaataaaaaaaaaattaaagaagaaacggAGTCACGGAGTGGAGTTTGGGTGGTCGAACTAACAGCACGCGTGGGATCCTTCTTCATTGCCTCTTCCCTCAACTTTTGCGTCTCCTCCACGAGATGTTCGTTGAGCGCGGCGACTTGTTCCCCTGTCATAGTGTCATGGTAGTCAGTATGGCATTACACAAGGTACAGCACACGCCTGCTTGTTTGGTAAGTGCTGAGAGAGAGGGACAGAGAGACATACGAGGGCGGTAGGCCTTTATGTTCTTTCCGCTGTGCCGAACGAGGTTATCGACCTCGTCAGTAGGAACGTTACGCTGATCGCCATCCTCATAGATGTTGGGGAAGCCAACTTTGGAGTGTCCGGCGTAAGACATGATGAACGGTGATAGATGGATGGAAGACTTGGGAGAGAGTGTGATGTGTCTGTGCGTTTGTCCTTGATAGGTGGTCTGGACTTGTCGGTCAGCGGCGGTTGTTTCTATGATTCGATGGTCGTGGCTCGAGATTGTTTCGTCAGAAGTCTGGTTCTAGACTTACTCTGGGGAATGTTTGTTTGGGAGAGTGTGCTTTGTTCAATCTCTTCTTTCTATTGCAGCTTTCTTTCATTGGGGTTATCACTTATATCACTGTCGAGGAGTCGAGGGGATGGGTTCCACTATGAACGTCATCCAGTCGGACGCGAATCACCGGAGCATTGGGACGGACCATCGTTGAACGACCCTGCAATGACAGCGCAAAGCGTCATAGATGCCCAATGAGTACCCTGTCGGATGTACCTTACGGCCTCAGTAACTTAGTCGTTACAATGGAAACGTATGGTCGTCGGTCGACACTGCTCCGATGATCGGTGTCCATTGGGCGGTGATGGGGAGGTGGGAAAGGCGACCGATGTCGAGAGCTAATCCCTGTTGTGACGACGACTGTAAAAGTATCATTGCAGTCGACGGCACTGTTATCGTCAGGTGCCAAACGTGAAGCCTAGTTCAGTGTTTTTGCTTCGAGTTGTATTGCTAGGTATCATTAGGGATAGGTTGATATGAGGTTTCAAACATCACGGCTAACAAATGCCTTCAATTATCCAATCGTTAATAGACTGATTCTATACGACACCACATGCCGAACCGTTCCTCCAAGTTACACACTCGCAAAATAACTTCTCATCCGCAACTTACGTCAAAGCCGATGAGcgcttctttcctccttcttccccattCCCAGTCGACCAGCTAACCTCTCCAATTCTACCTTTATATCCTCATCTTTACTcacctttccttctttactctcatcgtcctccccatctccatcctCATTCAACTTACCCAACACCCCCGCCAGATCATCCACCtcagcatcatcaccctTCTCCTTAAAGacctttcctccttcacTTCTCAGCACGTACTTGCCGGTCTTCTTGAGAAACACCCCTCtcaactcctccaccaccccaagTACCCTCCTCAACTCTCTTCtcgtctctttttcttcggcAGTCATGTCTAGCACATGccatccttcttcctctccttcttgtccttcttcttcttgttctctgTGAATTCCAGAGCAGGTACACGACCGCCGCAAATAAGCATCAAAAGACCGATTGACCTCCTCATCCAACAAAACATTGGCATCGCGGATGAAGCATCGGGTTGCAGAGTTGAGTCGGGTAAGGGAGGTGCGGAGGCGTTTGACGGTTTCGGATTCATCAAAGGCGATCTCAAGTGAGGAACGTTTGGAATCGGACACTCGGACGGTCAGTTTGAGAAAGCGAAAGTCGCGCTTGAGAGAGAGGGATgtttggaggagggagtgggtgatggaggggagggttgggctggtggtggtggaagggcTGGAGGCAGCCAAGAAGGATGGCATTGTTGCGGAAGCGGGAGCGGTAGTAGTGATGATGGGGTTGTAAGTTCCGATGTGTGCGTCTCTTGATCGAGGTGAGTAAAACTTGGAACTATGTGTTTTACTTGGTGGACTTTTTTTACTTGAAGGCCTACGCACTGGAACCTCGTGGTTTTTATGTATTTTGACAATCATGTTCAAATCTCAGAGTGTGTATCGAGCTGTTCACAGATTTTCAAGAGAGAGCGGAAGAACAAGCCCAATGTTCGGCTTAGTAGTGTGCTGCCCCGGTTTCATGTGCCTTTGTGAGCCTTGTCTGCCCTGTGTTGCGGCTGGGTACTGCGGGTAACTTGTCCGTTGGTATTCATTGTGCTTTTCGTTGAGGCATTGGTTTTTAACAACAAAGAACGGATTTGTTCGGATATGACGATGTTCGGACTTCGGAACTTGTGCCGCGAGACAGTAAGTACTAGAGCTTGTCCTTGTTCCCGGCTTATTGTTCTTGTCTGAGTGGATAGGGTGAAAGTACTACGGAAGCTTGAAGGTGGTTAGCTGAACAGGAATGTTTAGCACGAATACCTTTCTACATCATCAGTATCTGTGTCGGTGATGTTAGTCACCACGTCGATAATCGTAGCAACGAAACTTACCTTCAATGCGGATCAGAGCTCGGTCACAGGCCACAGTCATCTCCAAGGGTAGTAAATGGGTATCATTGACAAAATACAACATGCAAGGTTT
Coding sequences:
- the gh7-3 gene encoding endoglucanase EG-1; this translates as MGTGIPEVHPRFRTQRCTKSGGCKTQQTYLVADARHRAFHNTEGAIVKCSAANKVLCLDEATCAKNCILNGVEYGSLGMLASDTAVTLRNYLFDGKKHRTISPRVYLLAEDGEDYEPIKLPVKPINQLSGKPGFLRRLLQQNGHLGSQLACHDHDFASLQANGPFLCNGDQCDELEKSGSGMRARKGCGINPFRLGAPEFYGKDQEHKVDTSRPFTVVTRFFTDDNSTTGALTEIRRVYIQDGKTFPATYSSNIKALNHANTSPSGGKFEAALTEGYCSARGFDDHVRLDGLKTMGQALGRGMIMVLSIWNSERDSMAWLDAGKKRAMPGR
- a CDS encoding thioesterase, whose product is MTISTDAPYGPCGVSNGVLTPTKMRVFLVQTAQGLTPSSGGYKANVNLLRQLRLFGHDAAQICYGFEDEVEKYAELARAKGVEPNVTHHSGLPVIDSKGNQHELDVKTFMDEHGIHNIVISRVPFNEAYPTREFWQDTQDYLEERSITQRMQTLIDIFSKHITAYRPTHVVFNDPVTMKVTADHALRPTFKRINVIHTAEQLPFGPYCNGILGHCSSPKVEDQLLRELEGIWVVSKAIGDYAWQHGKLKTTFLVHSPLTYLDARTGGMPIQRYNIDKFEVGMVNPCPHKGLSILLELAKRLPQIQFVTWSSWGSRSKHLDQLKELPNMKVMPTTSNTDEIWDRIKVLLAPSVWLEAWGVVVTEAQLRGIPVIASNAGGLKEAKIDLPYCLPVNIVTGAKHENGDYIVPEQNIDLWEEAVLRLMTCQQNYDRVARATAQGSVKWLNSLDPRAHEKWFLGMMTA